From Vitis vinifera cultivar Pinot Noir 40024 chromosome 5, ASM3070453v1, the proteins below share one genomic window:
- the LOC100264835 gene encoding homocysteine S-methyltransferase 3 isoform X2: MGFATLHSPTFMADFIRQSGGYAVIDGGLATELERHGADLNDPLWSATCLIHSPDLIRRVHLDYLEAGASIIITASYQATIQGFEAKGLSREEAEVLLRRSVEIACEARDIYHERCAKGTCLEQRPILVAASVGSYGAYLADGSEYSGHYGAAVTLETLKDFHRRRVQVLAESGADLIAFETIPNKLEAKAYAELLDEENIKIPAWFSFTSLDGINVVSGDSLIECASIADSCKQVVAVGINCTPPRFIHGLILLIQKVTTKPVVIYPNSGETYDGVRKEWVKSSGVQDGDFVSYVSKWREAGASLFGGCCRTSPHTIRAISMTLSSYLQ; the protein is encoded by the exons ATGGGATTCGCAACCCTCCATTCACCCACTTTCATGGCCGATTTCATCCGCCAGTCCGGCGGCTACGCGGTTATTGACGGCGGCCTTGCCACCGAGCTCGAGCGTCACGGCGCCGACCTCAATGACCCTCTCTGGAGCGCCACATGCCTCATTCATTCTCCTGACCTTATCAGGAGG GTGCACCTAGATTACCTTGAAGCAGGGGCAAGTATCATAATAACAGCATCTTATCAG GCTACTATTCAGGGCTTTGAGGCCAAAGGCTTGTCTAGAGAAGAAGCCGAAGTTTTGCTAAGGAGAAGCGTTGAAATTGCATGCGAGGCAAGGGATATTTATCATGAGAGATGTGCCAAGGGCACTTGTCTAGAGCAGCGTCCAATCTTAGTTGCAGCTTCTGTTGGCAGCTACGGGGCTTATCTGGCTGATGGATCCGAGTATAG TGGGCACTATGGTGCTGCAGTTACTCTGGAAACTTTGAAAGATTTTCACAGGAGACGGGTCCAGGTTCTAGCTGAGTCAGGTGCTGACTTGATTGCATTTGAAACAATTCCAAATAAGCTAGAAGCAAAG GCCTATGCAGAACTTCTTGatgaagaaaacataaagattcCAGCATGGTTTTCATTCACTTCTCTGGATGGAATCAATGTGGTTAGTGGTGATTCTTTGATAGAGTGTGCCTCAATTGCAGATTCATGCAAGCAAGTTGTTGCAGTTGGAATCAACTGCACCCCTCCTAGATTTATTCATGGACTGATTTTATTGATTCAGAAG GTAACAACTAAACCAGTAGTCATATATCCAAACAGCGGTGAGACTTATGATGGAGTACGAAAGGAGTGGGTG AAATCAAGTGGAGTTCAAGATGGAGACTTTGTATCCTATGTGAGCAAGTGGCGTGAAGCTGGGGCTTCCCTTTTTGGAGGCTGCTGCAGGACTTCTCCCCACACTATAAGGGCCATATCTATGACTCTCTCCAGCTATCTGCAGTGA
- the LOC100264835 gene encoding homocysteine S-methyltransferase 2 isoform X1 — MGFATLHSPTFMADFIRQSGGYAVIDGGLATELERHGADLNDPLWSATCLIHSPDLIRRVHLDYLEAGASIIITASYQATIQGFEAKGLSREEAEVLLRRSVEIACEARDIYHERCAKGTCLEQRPILVAASVGSYGAYLADGSEYSGHYGAAVTLETLKDFHRRRVQVLAESGADLIAFETIPNKLEAKAYAELLDEENIKIPAWFSFTSLDGINVVSGDSLIECASIADSCKQVVAVGINCTPPRFIHGLILLIQKVCYARFMLFLQGLIFKIDMVTLFPSPNACEKLKDSFSALILISMYLSILLLYEEDSFHYGECNSDRRKRDETQI, encoded by the exons ATGGGATTCGCAACCCTCCATTCACCCACTTTCATGGCCGATTTCATCCGCCAGTCCGGCGGCTACGCGGTTATTGACGGCGGCCTTGCCACCGAGCTCGAGCGTCACGGCGCCGACCTCAATGACCCTCTCTGGAGCGCCACATGCCTCATTCATTCTCCTGACCTTATCAGGAGG GTGCACCTAGATTACCTTGAAGCAGGGGCAAGTATCATAATAACAGCATCTTATCAG GCTACTATTCAGGGCTTTGAGGCCAAAGGCTTGTCTAGAGAAGAAGCCGAAGTTTTGCTAAGGAGAAGCGTTGAAATTGCATGCGAGGCAAGGGATATTTATCATGAGAGATGTGCCAAGGGCACTTGTCTAGAGCAGCGTCCAATCTTAGTTGCAGCTTCTGTTGGCAGCTACGGGGCTTATCTGGCTGATGGATCCGAGTATAG TGGGCACTATGGTGCTGCAGTTACTCTGGAAACTTTGAAAGATTTTCACAGGAGACGGGTCCAGGTTCTAGCTGAGTCAGGTGCTGACTTGATTGCATTTGAAACAATTCCAAATAAGCTAGAAGCAAAG GCCTATGCAGAACTTCTTGatgaagaaaacataaagattcCAGCATGGTTTTCATTCACTTCTCTGGATGGAATCAATGTGGTTAGTGGTGATTCTTTGATAGAGTGTGCCTCAATTGCAGATTCATGCAAGCAAGTTGTTGCAGTTGGAATCAACTGCACCCCTCCTAGATTTATTCATGGACTGATTTTATTGATTCAGAAGGTATGTTATGCCAGGTTTATGCTCTTTTTACAAggactaattttcaaaatagataTGGTAACTCTGTTTCCTTCTCCAAATGCCTGTGAAAAGTTGAAAGACAGTTTTTCTGCTCTTATTCTTATCAGTATGTATCTTTCCATACTACTACTCTATGAAGAGGACTCTTTTCATTATGGTGAATGCAACTCAGATAGGAGGAAAAGAGATGAAACTCAGATatga
- the LOC100264835 gene encoding homocysteine S-methyltransferase 2 isoform X3, translated as MGFATLHSPTFMADFIRQSGGYAVIDGGLATELERHGADLNDPLWSATCLIHSPDLIRRVHLDYLEAGASIIITASYQATIQGFEAKGLSREEAEVLLRRSVEIACEARDIYHERCAKGTCLEQRPILVAASVGSYGAYLADGSEYSGHYGAAVTLETLKDFHRRRVQVLAESGADLIAFETIPNKLEAKAYAELLDEENIKIPAWFSFTSLDGINVVSGDSLIECASIADSCKQVVAVGINCTPPRFIHGLILLIQKYVSFHTTTL; from the exons ATGGGATTCGCAACCCTCCATTCACCCACTTTCATGGCCGATTTCATCCGCCAGTCCGGCGGCTACGCGGTTATTGACGGCGGCCTTGCCACCGAGCTCGAGCGTCACGGCGCCGACCTCAATGACCCTCTCTGGAGCGCCACATGCCTCATTCATTCTCCTGACCTTATCAGGAGG GTGCACCTAGATTACCTTGAAGCAGGGGCAAGTATCATAATAACAGCATCTTATCAG GCTACTATTCAGGGCTTTGAGGCCAAAGGCTTGTCTAGAGAAGAAGCCGAAGTTTTGCTAAGGAGAAGCGTTGAAATTGCATGCGAGGCAAGGGATATTTATCATGAGAGATGTGCCAAGGGCACTTGTCTAGAGCAGCGTCCAATCTTAGTTGCAGCTTCTGTTGGCAGCTACGGGGCTTATCTGGCTGATGGATCCGAGTATAG TGGGCACTATGGTGCTGCAGTTACTCTGGAAACTTTGAAAGATTTTCACAGGAGACGGGTCCAGGTTCTAGCTGAGTCAGGTGCTGACTTGATTGCATTTGAAACAATTCCAAATAAGCTAGAAGCAAAG GCCTATGCAGAACTTCTTGatgaagaaaacataaagattcCAGCATGGTTTTCATTCACTTCTCTGGATGGAATCAATGTGGTTAGTGGTGATTCTTTGATAGAGTGTGCCTCAATTGCAGATTCATGCAAGCAAGTTGTTGCAGTTGGAATCAACTGCACCCCTCCTAGATTTATTCATGGACTGATTTTATTGATTCAGAAG TATGTATCTTTCCATACTACTACTCTATGA